From Klebsiella electrica, the proteins below share one genomic window:
- the der gene encoding ribosome biogenesis GTPase Der, whose product MIPVVALVGRPNVGKSTLFNRLTRTRDALVADFPGLTRDRKYGRAEVEGREFICIDTGGIDGTEDGVETRMAEQSLLAIEEADVVLFMVDARAGLMPADTAIAKHLRSREKPTFLVANKTDGIDADQAIADFWSLGLGDIHPIAASHGRGVTSLLEHVLLPWAEAIDPSEEVDEDAAYWEQFEAEQNGEEAEEPEDDFNPQDLPIKLAIVGRPNVGKSTLTNRILGEDRVVVYDMPGTTRDSIYIPMQRDEREYVLIDTAGVRKRGKITDVVEKFSVIKTLQAIEDANVVMLVIDAREGISDQDLSLLGFILNSGRSLVIVVNKWDGLSQEVREQVKETLDFRLGFIDFARIHFISALHGSGVGNLFESVREAYDSATRRVGTAMLTRIMTMAAEDHQPPLVRGRRVKLKYAHAGGYNPPIVVIHGNQVKDLPDSYKRYLMNYFRKSLDVMGTPIRIQFKEGENPFANKRNTLTPNQMRKRKRLIKHIKKSK is encoded by the coding sequence ATGATACCTGTGGTCGCGCTTGTCGGGCGCCCTAATGTTGGAAAATCCACGCTTTTCAACCGTTTGACGCGCACTCGTGATGCGTTGGTCGCGGATTTTCCGGGGCTGACTCGTGACCGTAAGTACGGTCGTGCTGAAGTTGAAGGTCGTGAATTTATCTGTATCGATACCGGCGGTATCGATGGCACAGAAGACGGCGTTGAAACCCGTATGGCTGAACAGTCGCTGCTGGCGATTGAAGAGGCGGACGTTGTGCTGTTTATGGTCGATGCGCGCGCGGGGCTGATGCCTGCCGATACCGCGATCGCCAAACATCTGCGCTCGCGCGAAAAGCCGACTTTCCTGGTGGCGAACAAAACCGACGGCATCGATGCCGATCAGGCGATTGCCGACTTCTGGTCGCTGGGCCTCGGAGATATCCATCCGATCGCTGCGTCTCACGGTCGCGGCGTGACCAGCCTGCTGGAGCACGTTCTGCTGCCGTGGGCCGAAGCGATCGACCCGTCAGAAGAAGTCGATGAAGATGCGGCATACTGGGAGCAGTTTGAAGCGGAACAGAACGGTGAAGAAGCTGAAGAGCCGGAAGATGACTTCAATCCGCAAGATCTGCCGATTAAGCTGGCGATTGTCGGCCGTCCAAACGTCGGTAAATCCACGCTGACCAACCGTATCCTGGGCGAAGACCGCGTGGTGGTCTACGACATGCCGGGTACCACGCGCGACAGCATCTATATTCCGATGCAGCGCGACGAACGTGAATACGTGCTCATCGACACCGCGGGCGTACGTAAGCGCGGTAAAATTACCGACGTGGTCGAAAAATTCTCGGTCATCAAAACGTTGCAGGCGATTGAAGACGCCAACGTAGTGATGCTGGTTATCGATGCGCGTGAAGGGATTTCCGACCAGGATCTTTCTCTGCTCGGTTTTATCCTCAACAGCGGCCGCTCGCTGGTGATTGTGGTCAACAAGTGGGATGGCCTGAGCCAGGAAGTGAGAGAGCAGGTTAAAGAGACGCTGGACTTCCGTCTGGGATTCATTGACTTTGCACGCATCCATTTTATCTCCGCGCTGCACGGTAGTGGCGTAGGTAACCTGTTCGAATCCGTACGCGAAGCGTATGACAGCGCGACCCGTCGCGTCGGGACGGCGATGCTGACCCGTATCATGACCATGGCGGCAGAAGATCATCAGCCGCCGCTGGTGCGTGGTCGTCGCGTGAAGCTGAAATATGCCCATGCCGGTGGTTATAACCCGCCGATTGTGGTCATCCACGGTAACCAGGTCAAAGACCTGCCGGACTCCTATAAGCGTTACCTGATGAACTACTTCCGCAAGTCGCTGGACGTAATGGGTACGCCGATTCGTATCCAGTTCAAAGAAGGGGAAAACCCGTTTGCCAACAAACGCAATACCCTGACGCCGAACCAGATGCGTAAGCGTAAGCGCTTGATTAAACACATCAAGAAAAGCAAATAA
- the ispG gene encoding flavodoxin-dependent (E)-4-hydroxy-3-methylbut-2-enyl-diphosphate synthase encodes MHNQAPIQRRKSKRIYVGNVPIGDGAPIAVQSMTNTRTTDVAATVNQIKALERVGADIVRVSVPTMDAAEAFRLIKQQVNVPLVADIHFDYRIALKVAEYGVDCLRINPGNIGNEERIRMVVDCARDKNIPIRIGVNAGSLEKDLQEKYGEPTPQALLESAMRHVDHLDRLNFEQFKVSVKASDVFLAVESYRLLAKQIDQPLHLGITEAGGARSGAVKSAIGLGLLLSEGIGDTLRVSLAADPVEEIKVGFDILKSLRIRARGINFIACPTCSRQEFDVIGTVNALEQRLEDIITPMDISIIGCVVNGPGEALVSTLGVTGGNKKSGLYEDGVRKDRLDNDDMIDQLEARIRAKASMLDEARRINVQQVEEK; translated from the coding sequence ATGCATAACCAGGCTCCGATTCAACGTAGAAAATCAAAACGTATTTACGTTGGGAATGTGCCGATTGGCGATGGCGCGCCCATCGCCGTACAGTCGATGACCAATACTCGCACCACCGATGTGGCTGCGACGGTAAACCAAATCAAAGCCTTAGAGCGCGTTGGCGCGGATATCGTCCGCGTCTCCGTTCCGACGATGGATGCGGCGGAAGCGTTCAGGCTCATCAAGCAGCAGGTCAACGTCCCGCTGGTCGCCGATATCCACTTTGACTACCGTATCGCCCTGAAAGTGGCGGAATACGGTGTGGACTGTCTGCGTATCAACCCGGGTAACATCGGTAACGAAGAACGTATCCGCATGGTGGTTGATTGCGCCCGCGATAAAAATATTCCTATCCGTATCGGCGTTAACGCCGGTTCGCTGGAAAAAGATCTGCAGGAAAAATACGGCGAACCTACGCCGCAGGCGCTGCTGGAATCCGCCATGCGCCATGTCGATCATCTCGATCGTCTCAACTTCGAACAGTTCAAAGTCAGCGTAAAAGCGTCGGATGTGTTTCTTGCCGTCGAGTCCTATCGCCTGCTGGCGAAGCAGATCGATCAGCCGCTGCACCTTGGGATCACTGAAGCCGGCGGCGCTCGTAGCGGCGCGGTGAAATCGGCGATCGGTCTGGGGCTGCTGCTGTCTGAAGGGATCGGCGATACCCTGCGCGTTTCCCTGGCGGCGGATCCGGTGGAAGAGATCAAGGTGGGTTTCGACATTCTGAAATCCCTGCGCATCCGCGCCCGCGGGATCAACTTCATCGCTTGCCCGACCTGTTCGCGTCAGGAGTTCGACGTGATCGGCACCGTGAACGCGCTGGAGCAGCGTCTGGAAGACATCATTACGCCGATGGACATTTCGATTATCGGCTGCGTGGTGAACGGTCCGGGCGAAGCGCTGGTTTCGACGCTTGGCGTGACCGGCGGCAATAAAAAAAGCGGCCTCTATGAAGATGGCGTGCGTAAAGACAGGCTGGACAACGACGATATGATCGATCAGCTGGAAGCGCGAATCCGTGCTAAAGCCTCGATGCTTGATGAAGCGCGTCGCATCAATGTTCAGCAGGTTGAAGAGAAATAA
- a CDS encoding nicotinic acetylcholine receptor subunit beta, translated as MNINAIYRHPAGLEAEAMLSREQPYPEDFTLAERTAERMTRARNGLAHVMTDLSPYLDVEQAVIVHCWLDKVLAIVDIARIDAETSV; from the coding sequence ATGAATATAAACGCTATATACCGCCATCCTGCCGGGCTTGAGGCCGAGGCGATGCTATCCCGTGAGCAACCTTATCCGGAAGATTTTACGCTGGCGGAACGCACAGCGGAGCGTATGACCCGGGCTCGCAATGGGCTGGCTCACGTTATGACCGATTTATCCCCATACCTCGACGTTGAGCAAGCAGTCATCGTGCATTGCTGGCTGGATAAAGTCCTGGCGATTGTCGATATAGCCCGAATTGATGCGGAGACCAGCGTATGA
- a CDS encoding YfgM family protein, producing METYNNENDQVDALKRFFAENGKALAVGVILGIGALVGWRYWSSHQQDTARESSLAYENAISALKSNTPEALSSAEKFAADSKNSYGAFASLELAQRFVDNNDLQNAEKQLQQGLAAASDDNLKSVINMRLARVQLQLKKPDEALKTLDGIKGEGWVAIVADLRGEILLNKGDKQGARAAWEAGVKSDASPALSEMMRMKINNLSI from the coding sequence GTGGAAACGTATAACAACGAAAACGATCAGGTCGATGCGCTCAAGCGTTTCTTTGCCGAAAATGGCAAGGCGCTGGCCGTCGGTGTGATTTTAGGGATTGGCGCGTTGGTTGGCTGGCGCTACTGGAGTTCTCATCAGCAGGATACGGCGAGAGAATCCTCTTTAGCCTATGAAAACGCCATTTCCGCGCTCAAATCAAACACGCCGGAAGCGCTGAGCTCGGCGGAAAAATTTGCTGCCGATAGCAAAAACAGCTACGGCGCGTTTGCTTCTCTGGAGCTGGCCCAGCGTTTTGTCGATAACAACGATCTGCAAAATGCCGAAAAGCAGCTTCAGCAGGGCCTGGCCGCCGCGTCGGATGATAACCTGAAGTCGGTTATCAATATGCGTCTTGCGCGTGTGCAGCTACAGCTGAAAAAACCTGATGAAGCGCTGAAAACCCTTGATGGTATTAAAGGTGAAGGCTGGGTCGCTATTGTCGCCGATCTCCGTGGTGAGATTCTGCTCAACAAAGGCGATAAGCAAGGCGCTCGCGCGGCCTGGGAAGCGGGTGTGAAAAGCGATGCTTCACCTGCGCTCAGCGAAATGATGCGTATGAAAATAAATAATCTGTCCATCTGA
- a CDS encoding helix-turn-helix transcriptional regulator — protein MPSQTTQSAIPTTGYIRRFRMPALLGVSMPTIDRWVKNGTLPRPVKLTNNVTAFDAVEINNWLAERRGVVV, from the coding sequence ATGCCAAGTCAAACGACACAATCAGCCATTCCTACCACTGGGTATATCCGCCGCTTTCGCATGCCGGCGTTGTTAGGGGTATCAATGCCAACCATTGATCGATGGGTTAAAAACGGCACGTTGCCACGCCCGGTGAAACTCACCAATAACGTGACCGCTTTTGATGCGGTAGAGATTAACAACTGGCTGGCAGAACGCCGCGGGGTGGTGGTCTGA
- the rodZ gene encoding cytoskeleton protein RodZ: MNTEATQDHQQANTTGARLRHAREQLGLSQQAVAERLCLKVSTVRDIEDDKAPADLASTFLRGYIRSYARLVHIPEDELLPMMAKQAPIRAAKVAPMQSFSLGKRRKKRDGWLMSFTWLVLFVVIGLSGAWWWQDHKAQQEEITSMADQSSAELNAGDSSQSIPLDTGASNTAPDSTANSAPVDTTTAPTASTQAPVNNNAVVAPSQANVDSAPAAAAPTSPLPTAPANAAATAAAAQDLVLNFSADCWLEVSDATGKKLFSGLQRKGGNLNLSGQAPYKLKIGAPAAVQIQYLGKPVDLSRFIRTNQVARLTLNAETSPAQ, from the coding sequence ACTCAGCCAGCAAGCGGTGGCTGAGCGCTTATGCCTGAAAGTTTCCACGGTTCGTGATATTGAAGACGACAAGGCGCCTGCCGATCTGGCCTCAACATTCCTGCGCGGTTACATCCGCTCCTATGCGCGCCTTGTGCACATTCCGGAAGATGAACTGCTGCCAATGATGGCAAAACAGGCCCCGATTCGTGCGGCGAAAGTCGCGCCGATGCAGAGTTTCTCGCTGGGAAAACGCCGTAAAAAGCGTGACGGCTGGCTGATGAGTTTCACCTGGCTGGTGCTGTTTGTGGTCATTGGCCTCAGCGGCGCCTGGTGGTGGCAAGACCATAAGGCCCAGCAGGAAGAGATTACCTCGATGGCCGACCAGTCAAGCGCTGAGCTGAATGCGGGCGACAGCAGCCAGAGTATTCCGTTGGATACCGGTGCCAGCAACACGGCGCCGGACAGCACCGCCAACAGTGCGCCGGTTGATACCACAACTGCACCGACGGCCTCTACCCAGGCACCGGTTAATAATAACGCCGTTGTGGCGCCATCTCAGGCGAATGTGGATAGCGCGCCGGCTGCCGCTGCGCCGACTTCTCCACTGCCAACCGCTCCGGCTAACGCAGCCGCTACGGCCGCTGCGGCCCAGGATTTGGTCCTGAATTTCTCTGCCGACTGCTGGCTGGAAGTGAGCGATGCCACCGGCAAGAAACTGTTCAGCGGTTTGCAACGTAAAGGCGGTAATCTGAACCTGAGCGGTCAGGCGCCTTATAAACTGAAAATTGGTGCGCCGGCAGCGGTACAGATTCAGTATCTGGGTAAACCCGTCGATTTAAGTCGTTTTATCAGAACTAACCAGGTTGCGCGTCTGACCCTTAATGCCGAAACATCACCGGCGCAGTAA
- a CDS encoding DUF4222 domain-containing protein, with protein MANSTSTPLPNHAYRDAQGQTVSVTAVAHNRVTFYREGYQFPCVQPIERFMKEYTEVKQ; from the coding sequence ATGGCTAACTCCACCAGCACACCGCTGCCAAATCACGCATATCGCGACGCGCAGGGCCAGACGGTGAGCGTGACCGCTGTAGCGCATAACCGCGTGACGTTCTATCGCGAGGGCTATCAGTTCCCATGCGTACAGCCCATTGAGCGCTTCATGAAGGAGTACACGGAGGTGAAGCAATGA
- the hisS gene encoding histidine--tRNA ligase, which yields MAKNIQAIRGMNDYLPGETALWQRIEGSLKQVLGSYGYSEIRLPIVEQTPLFKRAIGEVTDVVEKEMYTFEDRNGDSLTLRPEGTAGCVRAGIEHGLLYNQEQRLWYVGPMFRHERPQKGRYRQFHQMGVEVFGLQGPDIDAELIMLTARWWRELGIADHVALELNSIGSLEARATYRDALVAYLEQFKDKLDEDCKRRMYTNPLRVLDSKNPEVQALLNDAPALGDYLDEDSKAHFAGLCALLDDAGIRYTVNQRLVRGLDYYNRTVFEWVTSSLGSQGTVCAGGRYDGLVEQLGGRATPAVGFAMGLERLVLLVQAVNPEFKADPVVDIYLVASGTDTQSAAMRLAERVRDELPGAKLMTNHGGGNFKKQFARADKWGARVALVVGESEIADGNVVVKDLRSGEQTTVTQDSVAAHLRALLG from the coding sequence GTGGCAAAGAACATTCAAGCCATCCGTGGCATGAACGATTATCTGCCGGGCGAGACCGCTCTCTGGCAGCGCATTGAAGGCTCACTGAAACAGGTGCTCGGCAGCTACGGTTACAGCGAAATCCGTTTGCCGATTGTAGAGCAGACCCCGTTATTCAAACGCGCGATCGGCGAAGTGACCGACGTGGTTGAAAAAGAGATGTACACCTTTGAGGACCGCAATGGCGACAGCCTGACGCTGCGTCCGGAAGGGACGGCGGGCTGCGTACGTGCCGGCATCGAACATGGTCTGCTGTACAATCAAGAACAGCGTCTGTGGTACGTCGGGCCGATGTTCCGCCACGAACGTCCGCAGAAAGGGCGCTATCGCCAGTTCCATCAGATGGGTGTTGAAGTCTTTGGCCTGCAGGGCCCGGATATCGATGCCGAGCTGATCATGCTGACCGCCCGCTGGTGGCGTGAGCTGGGTATCGCTGACCACGTTGCGCTGGAGCTGAACTCCATCGGTTCGCTGGAAGCGCGCGCGACCTACCGCGATGCGCTGGTCGCCTATCTTGAGCAGTTTAAAGATAAGCTCGACGAAGACTGCAAACGCCGCATGTATACCAACCCGCTGCGCGTCCTGGATTCCAAAAACCCGGAAGTGCAGGCGCTGCTCAACGACGCGCCTGCGCTGGGCGACTATCTGGATGAAGACTCCAAAGCGCATTTCGCCGGGCTGTGTGCCCTGCTGGACGATGCCGGTATTCGCTATACCGTCAACCAGCGTCTGGTGCGCGGGCTGGATTATTATAACCGTACCGTGTTTGAGTGGGTCACCAGCAGCCTCGGTTCCCAGGGAACGGTCTGTGCCGGTGGTCGTTATGATGGTCTGGTAGAGCAGCTGGGCGGGCGTGCGACGCCGGCCGTAGGCTTCGCGATGGGGCTGGAACGTCTTGTTTTACTGGTTCAGGCGGTCAATCCGGAATTTAAAGCCGATCCTGTTGTCGATATATACCTAGTGGCTTCCGGAACCGATACCCAGTCTGCAGCGATGCGTCTGGCTGAGCGGGTTCGCGATGAGCTGCCCGGCGCTAAGCTGATGACCAACCACGGCGGTGGCAACTTTAAGAAACAGTTTGCCCGCGCGGATAAATGGGGCGCTCGCGTTGCTCTGGTGGTCGGTGAATCAGAAATTGCTGACGGAAACGTGGTAGTGAAGGATTTACGCTCAGGTGAGCAAACTACCGTAACGCAGGATAGCGTTGCTGCGCATTTGCGCGCACTTCTGGGGTAA
- the bamB gene encoding outer membrane protein assembly factor BamB, whose amino-acid sequence MQLRKLLLPGLLSVTLLSGCSLFNSEEDVVKMSPLPTVENQFTPSTSWSTSVGDGIGDFYSNLHPAFADGVVYAADRKGTVKALNAADGKEVWSVNLAEKDGWFSRTPALLSGGVTVSGGHVYIGSEKAQLFALNTSDGSVAWQARVAGEAISRPVVSDGMVLVHTSNGQLQALNEADGAVKWTVNLDMPALSLRGESAPATAYGAAIVGGDNGRVSAVLMQQGQIIWQQRISQATGPTEIDRLNDVDTTPVIVNGVAYTLAYNGNLTALDLRSGQIMWKRELGSVNDFIVDGNRIYLVDQNDRILALSTEGGVTLWTQSDLLHRLLTAPVLYNGNLVVGDSEGYMHWVNPEDGHFVAQQKVDSSGFRTDAVVADGRLLIQATDGTLYSITR is encoded by the coding sequence ATGCAATTGCGTAAATTACTTTTGCCAGGGCTGCTTTCCGTTACCTTATTAAGCGGTTGTTCGTTGTTTAACAGCGAAGAAGATGTGGTGAAAATGTCACCGCTGCCGACGGTGGAAAATCAGTTTACGCCGTCCACGTCCTGGAGTACCTCTGTTGGCGATGGTATCGGCGATTTCTATTCTAACCTGCATCCGGCTTTTGCCGACGGCGTCGTCTATGCGGCCGATCGTAAGGGTACCGTCAAAGCGCTGAACGCTGCCGACGGCAAAGAGGTGTGGTCGGTTAACCTGGCTGAAAAAGACGGCTGGTTCTCTCGCACGCCTGCGCTGCTCTCTGGCGGCGTCACCGTTTCCGGCGGCCATGTCTATATCGGCAGCGAAAAAGCGCAGCTGTTCGCCCTGAATACCAGCGATGGTAGCGTGGCGTGGCAGGCTCGCGTTGCGGGTGAAGCGATTTCTCGTCCGGTTGTCAGCGACGGCATGGTTCTGGTGCACACCAGTAACGGTCAGCTGCAGGCGCTGAATGAAGCGGATGGGGCGGTGAAGTGGACCGTTAACCTGGATATGCCGGCGCTGTCTCTGCGCGGTGAATCCGCCCCGGCGACCGCCTATGGCGCAGCCATCGTTGGCGGTGATAACGGTCGCGTGAGCGCCGTGTTGATGCAGCAAGGGCAGATTATCTGGCAGCAGCGTATCTCCCAGGCGACCGGACCGACGGAAATCGATCGTCTGAATGACGTCGATACGACCCCGGTTATCGTCAACGGTGTGGCATACACGCTGGCGTATAACGGCAACCTGACCGCGCTGGATCTGCGCAGCGGCCAGATCATGTGGAAACGTGAGCTGGGTTCCGTGAATGACTTTATCGTTGACGGCAACCGTATCTACCTCGTCGATCAGAATGACCGCATCCTGGCGCTCTCCACCGAAGGTGGCGTGACGCTGTGGACGCAGAGCGATCTGCTGCATCGCCTGCTGACCGCGCCGGTGTTGTATAATGGCAACCTGGTGGTCGGTGATAGCGAAGGCTATATGCACTGGGTGAACCCGGAAGATGGTCACTTTGTGGCCCAGCAGAAAGTGGATAGCTCCGGCTTCCGTACCGACGCGGTAGTAGCCGATGGTCGACTGCTGATCCAGGCAACCGACGGCACGCTGTATTCAATTACGCGTTAG
- a CDS encoding ubiquinol-cytochrome C reductase: MSLYNDLVRHEFGKGATADELESIQNRADEAVSDLMLGISAIGSLMFWATDNDNYTEETAKGDMRKIGAMLGTVGEVVLALNDTAANASVCRSDCGKESKVRSAK; the protein is encoded by the coding sequence ATGAGCCTGTATAACGATTTAGTTCGCCACGAGTTTGGCAAAGGCGCCACCGCTGATGAGCTGGAAAGCATTCAGAACCGCGCAGACGAGGCCGTGAGTGATTTGATGCTCGGCATTAGTGCCATTGGCAGCCTGATGTTCTGGGCCACGGACAATGACAACTACACCGAGGAAACCGCAAAGGGAGACATGCGCAAAATAGGCGCAATGCTGGGTACGGTTGGTGAGGTGGTGCTGGCGCTGAACGATACCGCAGCGAATGCGAGTGTATGTCGTTCTGACTGCGGGAAGGAATCAAAGGTGAGGTCAGCCAAATGA
- a CDS encoding tyrosine-type recombinase/integrase, translating into MPKLTDMQIRAWIKSGERFEGRADGDGLYLRFRKEDKTPFWRYRYKLAGKARTMMIGSYSDFSLAKARDIAKELSARVALGYDVAAEKQERKAEAIAKIEAEKNAIHVSELAAEYYARQIETTYKHPELFRSSLQKNIVALIGKMKVEDVRPRHIDSVLQDVLERGSPTVANDVLRMLKRLFDYAVVRGMIEVNPAISFGAKDAGGKEQGRKRALSRDELVVFFKALRRGRGISRENELTFKIILALGVRKMELCAAEWSEFDLDNEVWHLPGSRAKNGDDIDIPLPAPVIEWIKEIRLFAGDSRWLIPARRARTTAHVSRATLNMVMPSVLKEMADVEPFSIHDLRRTMRTQMAAIGIDPVIAERCLNHKIPGIEGIYNRHQYFDERKAALAQWANLLVALESGGDYNVMPFDLERRKV; encoded by the coding sequence ATGCCAAAACTTACAGACATGCAGATCCGCGCATGGATTAAGAGCGGGGAGCGCTTCGAGGGGCGAGCAGACGGTGACGGCCTCTATCTGAGGTTTCGAAAAGAGGATAAAACTCCTTTTTGGCGCTATCGATATAAGCTGGCGGGAAAGGCCCGTACCATGATGATCGGTTCTTATTCCGATTTCTCACTGGCAAAAGCCCGAGATATAGCGAAAGAGTTATCCGCACGGGTAGCGCTCGGGTATGACGTAGCCGCAGAGAAGCAGGAGCGCAAGGCTGAGGCAATAGCGAAGATTGAGGCTGAGAAGAACGCCATTCACGTTTCAGAGCTTGCCGCTGAGTATTACGCCCGCCAGATAGAGACCACGTACAAACATCCGGAGCTTTTCCGCAGCAGTCTGCAAAAGAATATCGTTGCTCTCATCGGAAAGATGAAGGTAGAGGACGTTCGCCCGCGGCACATTGATAGCGTCCTGCAGGATGTGTTAGAGCGAGGGTCTCCCACGGTAGCTAATGATGTACTTCGCATGCTCAAACGCCTGTTTGATTACGCTGTGGTACGCGGAATGATAGAGGTTAACCCAGCCATATCATTTGGCGCTAAAGACGCTGGCGGCAAAGAGCAGGGGCGCAAACGTGCGTTAAGCCGTGATGAGCTGGTTGTGTTCTTCAAAGCTCTACGCCGCGGGCGTGGAATCAGCAGAGAAAATGAGCTGACCTTCAAGATCATTCTGGCGCTTGGGGTGCGCAAAATGGAGCTTTGTGCCGCCGAATGGTCGGAGTTCGACCTTGATAACGAGGTTTGGCATCTCCCTGGCTCGCGGGCAAAGAATGGTGATGACATCGATATCCCGCTGCCGGCGCCAGTGATCGAATGGATTAAAGAGATTCGACTTTTTGCCGGTGATAGCCGCTGGTTAATCCCAGCCAGGCGAGCCAGAACAACGGCTCACGTTAGCCGAGCCACGCTGAATATGGTCATGCCGTCCGTACTGAAAGAAATGGCTGACGTTGAGCCGTTCAGTATCCATGACCTGCGGCGAACCATGCGCACCCAGATGGCAGCGATAGGCATTGACCCGGTGATAGCCGAGCGTTGCCTTAACCATAAAATACCGGGTATAGAGGGTATTTATAACCGTCACCAGTACTTTGATGAGCGGAAAGCGGCGCTGGCGCAGTGGGCGAATCTGCTGGTGGCTCTGGAAAGTGGGGGAGATTATAACGTAATGCCGTTTGATTTAGAGCGAAGGAAAGTATGA
- a CDS encoding BRO-N domain-containing protein yields MKIEKIRFNSEASPQPVASQKEIFKAEEGDISVIKFEAYTVRIVNVYGEPWFIAKDICAALDIVNSRDALKSLDDDEKNTVALIYGNRGNPNHGVVAESGFYKLIARSRKASTPGTFAHRFSNWVFRDVIPSIRKTGSYGVPFAFLNDHTRRKEIYTKKASKRGKDLQSCKSEKARLAAEEIELWRKYQPDLLEIH; encoded by the coding sequence ATGAAAATCGAAAAAATCAGATTCAATTCTGAGGCCTCCCCTCAGCCTGTAGCCAGCCAGAAAGAGATATTCAAAGCCGAAGAGGGCGATATTTCAGTTATTAAATTTGAAGCGTATACCGTGCGCATTGTGAATGTTTACGGTGAGCCGTGGTTTATTGCTAAGGATATTTGTGCTGCGCTCGATATCGTCAATTCCCGCGACGCTCTTAAATCTCTCGATGACGACGAAAAGAATACTGTAGCTTTAATCTACGGTAATCGGGGCAATCCTAACCATGGGGTAGTGGCTGAGTCCGGCTTCTATAAGCTGATTGCCCGTAGCCGCAAAGCCTCCACGCCCGGCACGTTCGCCCACCGCTTCAGCAATTGGGTATTCCGCGACGTTATCCCGTCCATCCGCAAAACCGGCTCCTACGGAGTGCCGTTCGCATTCCTGAATGACCATACCCGCCGCAAAGAGATTTACACGAAGAAGGCCAGTAAGCGCGGTAAAGACCTGCAGTCGTGCAAAAGTGAGAAGGCCCGCCTTGCTGCTGAAGAAATCGAGCTGTGGCGTAAGTACCAGCCGGATCTGCTGGAGATTCATTAA
- a CDS encoding ash family protein → MITGARRKSLSLAGLMYAKVNALQAVRHRGNLSKPVILWATDSGSVEVYFETSKRVGKRSETDYLEDSVSGAGGGCGAHHTASYKLPHRDKKGLRSEGIPVYGYSAPAKSGAGIGVLVKLSATHDAPSVFFCVVSSVHPFFSGSVSYRTCLRIMVGWAGASSEAPVSDNAGYANPVQSITSEIGVSGDGFNPLLSEAATCWLLPLPKFRNLSGLSPLFAAICRQLPQKFTISPHLLSVKPAVLWFGITSAFSLVASVWRWLMRNYFRITGYAVNKRGLTVGIGYQLISSDTKTATAHAVLQAHREGLSHVRITRVQEVAA, encoded by the coding sequence ATGATTACCGGTGCACGGCGTAAAAGCCTCTCTCTGGCTGGCCTGATGTATGCAAAAGTTAACGCTCTGCAGGCGGTGCGCCACCGTGGGAACCTGTCAAAACCCGTCATTCTGTGGGCCACTGATAGTGGCTCTGTTGAAGTGTATTTCGAGACAAGTAAGCGCGTGGGTAAACGTTCGGAAACTGACTATCTGGAAGATAGCGTGTCCGGCGCCGGCGGTGGATGTGGAGCCCATCACACCGCCAGCTATAAATTGCCGCACCGTGACAAAAAGGGCTTGCGGTCTGAAGGTATCCCGGTCTATGGTTATAGCGCACCAGCAAAATCTGGTGCCGGGATTGGCGTCCTGGTAAAGTTGTCGGCGACACATGACGCGCCAAGCGTCTTTTTTTGTGTCGTTAGCTCAGTACACCCTTTTTTCAGCGGTTCGGTTTCATACCGGACTTGCCTCAGAATTATGGTGGGCTGGGCGGGGGCTTCTTCGGAAGCGCCGGTTTCCGATAACGCCGGTTACGCCAACCCTGTCCAGTCCATCACCAGTGAAATTGGCGTTTCCGGTGATGGGTTTAATCCCCTGTTATCGGAGGCTGCCACATGTTGGCTACTACCCCTACCCAAATTCCGCAATTTATCTGGATTATCGCCGCTGTTCGCCGCGATATGCCGACAATTACCGCAAAAATTCACCATATCGCCGCACCTTCTGAGCGTGAAGCCCGCCGTTCTCTGGTTCGGGATCACGTCTGCTTTTTCGCTGGTCGCATCCGTCTGGAGGTGGCTCATGCGTAACTATTTCCGCATCACCGGCTACGCCGTTAATAAGCGCGGTTTAACGGTTGGTATCGGCTATCAGCTCATATCCAGCGACACCAAAACAGCAACGGCCCACGCAGTGCTTCAGGCGCATCGTGAAGGTCTCAGCCATGTGCGCATTACCCGTGTTCAGGAGGTGGCCGCATGA